In Malus sylvestris chromosome 16, drMalSylv7.2, whole genome shotgun sequence, the following are encoded in one genomic region:
- the LOC126606468 gene encoding protein MIZU-KUSSEI 1-like, whose translation MRTIMAAKTPHDSSFSFSRRYFHWKKKSEDEVDDDQGILNLSYSHFSEKSSEKDDHDELRIPVVHAEVAVIPPKKHSLMSVSKLRSALTVFGKSHRSQRPVLGRRVMGTLFGYRRGHVHLAFQDEPKSPPAFLIELATPTSVLVREMASGLVRVALETEKKAENKGLKLLEEPLWRTYCNGKKCGFAMKRECGGEEWKVLKALEAISMGAGVLPASDDGVGAEGELMYMRAKFERVAGSKDSEAFYMMNPDGSGGPELSIYLLRV comes from the coding sequence ATGAGGACAATCATGGCAGCAAAGACCCCTCACGactcatctttctctttctccaGGAGGTACTTCCACTGGAAAAAGAAATCCGAGGACGAGGTGGACGACGACCAGGGAATACTAAACTTAAGCTACTCACATTTCTCCGAGAAATCATCGGAGAAAGATGATCACGACGAGCTCAGAATCCCAGTCGTCCATGCAGAAGTTGCAGTAATCCCACCAAAGAAACACTCTTTAATGTCAGTCTCTAAGCTCCGCTCAGCTCTCACGGTGTTTGGGAAAAGCCACCGCTCTCAGCGCCCCGTCCTCGGCCGCAGAGTGATGGGCACTCTGTTCGGCTACCGCCGCGGACATGTTCATTTGGCATTTCAAGACGAACCCAAGTCGCCCCCTGCCTTCCTGATCGAGCTGGCGACGCCGACGAGCGTTCTGGTGCGAGAAATGGCATCTGGGTTGGTGCGGGTCGCGCTGGAGACGGAGAAGAAAGCGGAGAATAAGGGTTTGAAGTTGCTGGAGGAGCCGCTGTGGAGGACTTACTGCAACGGGAAGAAATGCGGCTTTGCTATGAAGCGGGAGTGCGGCGGTGAGGAGTGGAAGGTGCTGAAAGCTCTGGAGGCGATTTCAATGGGGGCGGGAGTTCTGCCGGCGAGTGACGACGGCGTTGGGGCGGAGGGGGAGCTTATGTACATGAGAGCAAAGTTTGAGAGGGTTGCGGGGTCCAAGGACTCTGAGGCATTTTACATGATGAACCCTGATGGCTCTGGAGGTCCTGAGCTTAGCATTTATCTGCTTAGAGTTTAG
- the LOC126608658 gene encoding geranyl diphosphate phosphohydrolase-like — MVNGTTQGAVPKVAVVVSLLKGKTVMLGRRRSSLGDSTFSFPGGHLEFGESFGECAAREVKEETGLDIEKIEVLKVTNNIFEDKGKLYHYVGIYVRAMLASPDQEPENVEPDMCDGWGWYEWDNLPKPLFRPLQNAVDSGFNPFHAL, encoded by the exons ATGGTTAACGGAACAACACAGGGAGCGGTGCCGAAAGTGGCAGTGGTGGTGAGTTTGTTGAAAGGGAAGACGGTGATGTTGGGGCGCCGCCGTTCCTCTCTTGGCGACTCCACTTTTTCCTTCCCTGGTGGCCACCTCGAATTCG GAGAGAGCTTTGGGGAGTGTGCTGCAAGAGAAGTGAAGGAAGAAACTGGGCTGGACATCGAGAAGATAGAGGTGCTGAAGGTCACAAACAACATATTCGAAGACAAAGGCAAGCTGTACCACTACGTAGGGATTTATGTGCGAGCAATGTTGGCAAGTCCAGATCAAGAGCCCGAGAATGTGGAGCCAGACATGTGCGATGGTTGGGGTTGGTATGAGTGGGATAATCTACCCAAACCACTCTTTCGCCCTTTGCAGAATGCGGTGGATTCCGGATTTAATCCTTTTCATGCATTATAA
- the LOC126607786 gene encoding uncharacterized protein LOC126607786: MAGSSTSGGDLRTPQFNGSNYDFWAIKMETILIAYDLWDVVEAGLPEQQTPREEGSEEEGESETENIPVEAPVVTKEERIKNAKALSLIQSAITDELFPRIRNEKTANGAWEILRREFRGDKKVRAVKLQAIRADFEYLRMNDVESLDDYLARFFEIVNNLKSLGEDVTEKRIVQKLLMSLNRRYKSIVSIIEETRDLDSIRVEEVLASVKVYDKREDLHDERDKYNGTERAFSSLKVGGNGSSNGNFKGSQYKTNSKWTQYKKGKNWSQNGNWSNTSGSNWNNNSEGSWNNKFNPQNKQGSNSQSGVKPQCQVCEKYHFGVCRYKGKAKCGKCNRFGHMAKDCDNNRQVANCAKEEDVTTGTMFYACHSASIEQDKSVWFVDSACSNHMTSQEFLLLNLDRSVTCRVKMGTGDLVQATGKGTLVVNTKHGKRYINEVLLVPGLDENLLSVGQMMEHGYYVLFGGNMAVIFDDSNLENVVAKVVMTGNRCFPLSLESINPVARKASIE, translated from the coding sequence ATGGCTGGATCGAGCACATCTGGTGGTGATTTACGAACACCACAATTTAATGGATCAAACTACGATTTTTGGGCCATTAAAATGGAAACCATTCTCATAGCCTACGATTTATGGGATGTGGTTGAAGCTGGGTTACCTGAACAACAAACTCCCAGAGAAGAAGGCtctgaggaagaaggagaaagcgAGACGGAAAACATTCCGGTTGAAGCTCCTGTTGTTACAAAGGAGGAGAGGATCAAGAATGCCAAGGCGTTGAGTCTCATCCAAAGTGCAATCACTGATGAGCTTTTTCCCAGAATCCGAAATGAGAAGACTGCAAATGGTGCTTGGGAAATCTTGAGAAGAGAGTTCAGAGGAGATAAAAAGGTACGAGCTGTGAAATTACAAGCCATTAGAGCAGATTTTGAATATTTAAGGATGAATGATGTTGAATCTCTGGATGACTATTTGGCTCGGTTCTTTGAGATAGTAAACAACCTGAAATCTCTAGGAGAAGATGTAACCGAAAAAAGGATTGTTCAAAAGCTGTTGATGAGTCTAAATAGGAGATATAAGTCCATAGTGTCAATCATTGAGGAAACCAGAGATCTGGACAGTATTAGAGTTGAAGAAGTCCTAGCCTCAGTGAAAGTCTATGATAAAAGAGAAGACTTGCATGATGAAAGAGATAAATACAATGGTACAGAGAGGGCCTTCAGCAGTCTCAAGGTTGGAGGAAACGGAAGCAGTAATGGAAATTTCAAAGGCTCTCAGTATAAGACAAACTCAAAATGGACTCAATATAAAAAGGGGAAGAACTGGTCTCAGAATGGGAACTGGAGCAATACCAGTGGATCAAACTGGAACAACAACTCTGAAGGAAGTTGGAACAATAAGTTCAATCCACAGAACAAGCAAGGGAGTAATAGTCAAAGTGGTGTGAAACCACAGTGTCAAGTCTGCGAGAAATACCATTTTGGTGTGTGTAGATATAAaggaaaagctaagtgtggaaAGTGCAATAGGTTTGGTCATATGGCAAAAGACTGTGATAACAACAGACAAGTGGCTAACTGTGCCAAGGAAGAAGATGTAACCACTGGTACAATGTTCTATGCTTGTCACTCAGCATCAATAGAACAAGATAAATCTGTGTGGTTTGTGGATAGCGCTTGCAGCAATCACATGACTTCTCAAGAGTTTCTTCTATTGAATCTTGACAGATCAGTGACTTGTAGAGTTAAAATGGGGACTGGAGATTTGGTTCAAGCAACAGGCAAGGGAACACTGGTAGTAAATACAAAGCATGGGAAGAGATACATCAATGAAGTCCTGTTGGTTCCAGGATTAGATGAAAACCTGCTGAGTGTTGGTCAAATGATGGAACACGGCTACTATGTTCTGTTTGGAGGCAACATGGCTGTGATCTTCGATGACAGCAATCTTGAGAATGTGGTAGCCAAGGTAGTAATGACAGGGAACAGATGCTTTCCATTGTCTCTTGAATCTATAAATCCAGTGGCCAGAAAAGCATCAATTGAATAA
- the LOC126606456 gene encoding geranyl diphosphate phosphohydrolase-like, with translation MVEQTLNMPNGIAAPRVVVVVCLLKGKKVLLGRRRSSIGDSKFSLPSGHLEFGESFEECAARELKEETDLDIKNIELLTVTNHVFLEEAKPCQYVAIVTRAVLADEDQEPQNMEPNMCDGWDWYEWDNLPKPLFWPLEKAVQAGFNPFRP, from the exons ATGGTTGAGCAAACACTAAACATGCCAAACGGGATTGCGGCCCCGAGAGTTGTGGTGGTAGTGTGCCTGTTGAAAGGGAAGAAGGTGCTGTTAGGACGCCGTCGTTCCTCCATTGGCGACTCCAAATTTTCCCTTCCTAGCGGCCACCTCGAGTTTG GTGAGAGCTTTGAGGAGTGTGCAGCAAGAGAACTGAAGGAAGAAACTGATTTGGACATCAAGAATATAGAGCTGCTGACTGTCACAAACCATGTGTTCCTCGAGGAAGCGAAGCCGTGCCAGTACGTGGCGATTGTGACCAGAGCAGTGTTGGCAGATGAAGATCAAGAGCCCCAGAATATGGAGCCCAACATGTGCGATGGTTGGGATTGGTACGAGTGGGACAATCTCCCTAAACCACTCTTTTGGCCTTTGGAGAAGGCGGTGCAGGCTGGATTTAATCCCTTCCGTCCATGA